From the genome of Vitis riparia cultivar Riparia Gloire de Montpellier isolate 1030 chromosome 2, EGFV_Vit.rip_1.0, whole genome shotgun sequence, one region includes:
- the LOC117928675 gene encoding probable serine/threonine-protein kinase PBL15 has product MKESKSWRPFTANCCSAEDHTVLGNFSRCRPSRSEFSKNIAPLPSFRRLSFSDLSRSSSTRVNEDLAQSFGPELHDFQLSELRAITQNFSSNFFLGEGGFGTVHKGYIDENLRQGLKAQAVAVKLLDIEGLQGHREWLAEVIFLGQLRHPNLVKLIGYCCEDDERLLVYEFMPRGSLENHLFKRLSVSLPWGTRLKIAVGAAKGLAFLHGAEQPVIYRDFKTSNVLLDSDFTAKLSDFGLAKMGPEGSKSHVTTRVMGTFGYAAPEYVSTGHLTTKSDVYSFGVVLLEMLTGRRSMDKSRPKNEQNLVDWAKPYLTSSRRLRYIMDPRLAGQYSVKGAKEIALLALQCISSNPKDRPRMPSVVETLEGLQHLRDMAVTCGQWPATPKSTRNGAAVKGRRENNRVGTQCKSTPIAPKPEKLSKGT; this is encoded by the exons atgaaggagagcaAGTCATGGAGGCCATTCACAGCAAACTGCTGTTCAGCAGAAGACCACACAGTTCTGGGAAACTTCAGCCGCTGCAGGCCATCTCGATCGGAATTCTCCAAGAACATAGCTCCATTACCATCTTTTCGCCGCTTGTCGTTCTCCGATCTCAGCCGCTCTTCATCAACCCGAGTCAATGAAGACTTGGCACAATCGTTCGGTCCTGAATTGCATGATTTTCAGCTGAGTGAGCTGCGTGCGATTACGCAgaatttttcaagtaatttctTTCTGGGAGAAGGAGGGTTTGGGACAGTGCATAAGGGTTATATTGATGAGAACTTGAGGCAAGGGTTGAAGGCTCAGGCTGTAGCTGTTAAGCTCTTGGATATTGAAGGCCTACAGGGGCATAGAGAATGGCTT GCTGAAGTAATATTTCTTGGGCAGCTTAGGCATCCAAATCTGGTAAAATTAATCGGGTATTGTTGTGAAGACGACGAGCGTCTCCTTGTGTATGAGTTCATGCCTAGAGGCAGCCTAGAGAATCACTTGTTCAAGA GGTTATCAGTGTCGTTGCCATGGGGCACCAGGCTGAAGATCGCAGTAGGAGCAGCAAAAGGGCTCGCGTTCTTGCATGGTGCTGAGCAGCCTGTTATATATCGCGACTTCAAGACTTCCAATGTGTTGCTAGATTCT GATTTTACTGCAAAATTGTCGGATTTTGGACTTGCAAAGATGGGGCCTGAAGGATCAAAATCTCACGTTACTACCCGGGTAATGGGCACATTTGGATACGCTGCCCCGGAATATGTCTCAACAG GTCATTTAACAACTAAAAGcgatgtttatagctttggaGTCGTGCTACTAGAAATGCTAACAGGAAGAAGATCAATGGATAAATCAAGACCGAAAAACGAGCAAAACCTTGTGGATTGGGCAAAACCCTACTTGACTAGTAGCCGGAGGTTGCGCTACATAATGGACCCAAGACTTGCTGGTCAGTACTCGGTGAAAGGAGCAAAGGAGATTGCCCTCTTGGCATTACAATGCATAAGTTCAAACCCTAAAGACAGGCCGAGAATGCCCAGCGTAGTCGAAACCCTAGAAGGTCTGCAACATTTGAGGGACATGGCTGTCACTTGCGGACAATGGCCAGCAACACCAAAATCTACAAGAAATGGAGCTGCTGTCAAAGGAAGGAGGGAGAATAATAGAGTTGGGACTCAATGTAAATCCACTCCTATTGCTCCCAAACCAGAAAAGCTAAGTAAGGGGACCTAA